In Carya illinoinensis cultivar Pawnee chromosome 10, C.illinoinensisPawnee_v1, whole genome shotgun sequence, one DNA window encodes the following:
- the LOC122278778 gene encoding spermidine hydroxycinnamoyl transferase-like produces MITLKSTSTIVPSKPTPSGTLWLSESDQRMQWTHAPLICIYKTTGNNNEKTTTLETLKDSLSRTLVPYYPLAGRLHWIHGGRLELHCNAKGAQVLEAYSEAKLDDLGDFAPTEAIEDLVPKVDYGSPIEDWPLLLVQVTRFSCGGLCVGTAMSHTMADGWSAANFFNAWAKVARGNELEENEIPFHDRTILRSPEPLMPPRFDHIEFTKPPLLIGHTDAKEVQKKKSCVTLLKVTREQVERLKKKANEIPYQDTEMVSTRPYSRYETIASHLWRCICKARAGNISQPTRVYTMLEFRSRLKPPPPLRYFGNAVLQTVTSNCVHGDLLAKPLSFGAGKLREAIERMTDEYIRSALDFIASQENVIPLRSSFHIRAYTETPNFLGNPNVYIGCWINLPFYGIDYGWGKPIYVGPGLLNDDGKAFIMSSPAADGSLVIALRLQTDYMDSFKKFFYEDICYGNGM; encoded by the coding sequence atgataACCCTCAAGTCTACTTCCACCATCGTTCCGAGCAAGCCTACCCCAAGTGGCACACTATGGCTATCTGAGAGCGACCAAAGAATGCAATGGACTCATGCACCACTCATCTGTATCTACAAAACCACCGGCAATAACAATGAGAAAACAACAACACTTGAGACTTTGAAAGATTCGCTAAGCCGCACATTGGTTCCCTATTACCCACTAGCTGGTCGACTACACTGGATTCATGGTGGCCGATTGGAACTCCATTGCAATGCCAAGGGAGCGCAGGTACTGGAAGCTTATTCAGAAGCAAAACTTGATGACCTTGGCGACTTTGCACCAACGGAGGCAATTGAAGATCTGGTCCCCAAGGTTGATTATGGTAGTCCGATTGAGGACTGGCCCTTGCTGCTGGTGCAAGTCACAAGGTTTAGCTGCGGTGGTCTCTGTGTTGGAACAGCCATGTCCCACACAATGGCTGATGGATGGTCTGCAGCTAACTTCTTCAACGCATGGGCCAAGGTGGCTCGGGGAAATGAACTCGAGGAGAATGAGATACCGTTTCATGATCGCACTATATTACGATCACCTGAGCCACTTATGCCTCCACGCTTTGATCATATAGAGTTCACAAAGCCACCACTCCTAATAGGACACACTGATGCCAAAGAGGTGCAGAAGAAAAAAAGTTGTGTCACCTTATTGAAAGTCACCAGAGAGCAAGTCGAGCGACTAAAAAAGAAAGCGAATGAGATTCCTTATCAGGACACGGAAATGGTGTCGACGCGACCTTATTCTCGATACGAAACTATTGCTAGCCACTTATGGAGGTGTATATGCAAGGCGCGAGCAGGCAATATCTCTCAACCAACAAGAGTTTACACAATGCTTGAGTTTCGTAGCCGCTTGAAGCCACCGCCCCCTCTACGATACTTTGGGAACGCGGTTCTTCAGACTGTGACATCAAATTGTGTCCATGGAGACCTCTTGGCCAAGCCATTAAGCTTTGGTGCTGGGAAATTAAGGGAAGCCATCGAGCGTATGACAGATGAGTATATAAGGTCTGCTCTTGATTTTATAGCTAGCCAAGAGAATGTGATTCCTTTGAGAAGTAGCTTCCACATTCGTGCATATACTGAAACACCAAATTTCTTAGGTAATCCCAACGTTTATATAGGATGTTGGATCAATTTGCCATTTTATGGTATAGATTATGGGTGGGGAAAGCCAATATACGTCGGTCCCGGATTGTTAAATGATGATGGCAAAGCATTCATCATGTCAAGTCCAGCTGCTGATGGATCTCTCGTCATAGCACTCCGTTTGCAAACAGATTACATGGATTCTTTTAAGAAGTTCTTCTATGAGGACATATGTTATGGTAATGGGATGTAA